atcatgtaattttaattttttaacaacattaaaaaaaattaaatgatgttattgttgagttaaaaaATGAACAAACCATTATATTAAAATGCGTACAAGTTTAATAAATACGTATTTCACAAAAGTTATAAATTAACATTGTTATATAttacttaataaaaataaaaatatatattatacagGTGTGGAGCGGAGTGGATACTAAAGTACTCTTAACTACGCTCATACAAGattattttaatgggtaattgtTTGTGTTCGTGTCTGAGCTCATTTTGTAGATTTTTATCCTACCCGTGCTGGGTAAATTTGGAGGGTACCTACTAGAGATAGGTCTAACTGTCATTCCTACCTGGAAAAAAAATAGAGTAGGAGACGGACATACTAGAAGGTGCAGACTTAAAACCTTAATTTGTCCTGCAAAAAAGTGCAGACAAAACGGACATGTCCAACAGACAGGATCCATTTTACCACCCCACAAAAAAGTGCAGATAAACGGACATGTCTGACAGAATAGACCCATTTTACCACCCCTACCATCTACCGACAGGAGTCTCATTTAATGTCATAACCCTATAAAGTCTCATGCAGAAACCTCATTTAATATCAGAGGTATGTAAAGCCCACATGACAAAATTCGAACTAGAGAGCTTGAGAAAAATACATTATCAACACCCAACTCTTCACCCACCAACAAAAATATTAATGTGACATCTTAGTTATGTTCAATCATGCATCACTCACTATTTCAGTATCTATAATTTGTTAAACAGACATGTTTTACTCCAACGTTAAAAGTGGTCAAGTAATGATCAACAAACTCTAGAGTATATGCTTCCTAAGTGGTGGTCCTAAAGCATTCACTGTAGAAATATGTTTTGAGGTTGGAAAGTTCAAATATGTGGTCCTTAACCATCATGAATAAATGTGGATGGGAAGAACTTTCGACTTTCAAATGTTAAGGTGAATCATCACATATGCTTGTGGACCTAAAAGACAACAAATACACATGTATGAATTACCAACCCACGTTGAGTAAAGTATAACCCTACTCATCCCACTCCAAAGCACGTTACTTCCCCCAAAATCTCAATCATTATATGTCAGGTCACTGCATGGAACAACAGAAACACAATTGCATTACCGAACAGTGTTTACTGATAAAATTTGGCAAAATATAGATTATGTCATACAAGAGTATTATGTTATGTTACAATCTGGACTATACTAAATGGAAGTAGAAGAGTGTTCAAAAGAAACTCAATTTTAAGCATCCTGGGAATCTAATTGGAGGTTAATCATGTGGGAACCCATAAGCTTAGAGATTTCCTTGATTGCAGCTTGAACATCAAAATCGCCCTCGTCGGGAAACGTCCGTCTTGATGATGACTGTTGGTTCATTCTATCGTATTCATTTGCAGCAACCGTTGTCTTCTGTGAAGTGGCAAGGGCCTTCTCCAAATCTAATTGCGATAATGGTCTAGGTTCCTGAAAcgcgaaaaataaataaatcagctAACTAATTTTCATCATTAAGGCAAAGAAGAAAgtagaagaaaatgaaaaatatacTAACATGAGTTTGATTCCCTCTCTTTTCATTATCCAGTAGTTCTCTAACAGGAAAATATGCAGCCTTCTTGCAAAGATCGAATAGATCTGAACCAGTGTAACCCTTACATAATCCCGCTATATGATTGAAATCTATGTTGTTTTCGATACTTTCTCCCTTTAAGATAACCTTCAATATCTCAGCCCTCTCTTTCCGGCTTGGATATCCAATTTCGAAAGCTTGAGGAAGT
This genomic window from Vicia villosa cultivar HV-30 ecotype Madison, WI unplaced genomic scaffold, Vvil1.0 ctg.000273F_1_1_1, whole genome shotgun sequence contains:
- the LOC131626165 gene encoding uncharacterized protein LOC131626165, giving the protein MLNMKTEFMALWDGFTTNKNARVMVLAATNRPSELDEAILRRLPQAFEIGYPSRKERAEILKVILKGESIENNIDFNHIAGLCKGYTGSDLFDLCKKAAYFPVRELLDNEKRGNQTHEPRPLSQLDLEKALATSQKTTVAANEYDRMNQQSSSRRTFPDEGDFDVQAAIKEISKLMGSHMINLQLDSQDA